A DNA window from Camelina sativa cultivar DH55 chromosome 17, Cs, whole genome shotgun sequence contains the following coding sequences:
- the LOC104757081 gene encoding F-box protein At5g25290-like isoform X2: MERCTLKRQLSYPDLESAEALRSSLILQPKGGSPLLMLSQEKDGCRVYNPGDDTVYETKSDLSGYRFVASSGKWFLVIDSRMKLYIIDVFGEEERIDLPGLETFKGSHFKIERVGEDKIRHVAFRTLSRTDPSTAEDVRGRLWVEDKKGGDFVVLWLFERSNYIAFCKKGDDHYREISTRDGVLGELRGVNDMLLKGYDLYIFATRGFVRHLDLSPRHDGFIDVSEKHSFPRWLPPLSRDEMERINKYKIISCIESIAVVTSSGQVLIVVTYELTSKDRVFHLYKRDPQVLYPTTYDTMFVEVHSLGDEALFLDLGITVPADHTLGIEPNSIYFTRGDRIRHRQTSSLDICVFSLTTKTVKRYPCLDASNIKDAQWFLPS, translated from the coding sequence ATGGAGAGATGTACGCTGAAACGACAGTTGAGTTATCCGGATCTTGAGTCTGCAGAGGCCCTCCGTTCGAGTTTGATTCTGCAGCCAAAAGGCGGATCTCCGTTGCTGATGCTGTCTCAAGAAAAGGATGGTTGTCGTGTGTACAACCCAGGCGATGATACGGTTTACGAGACGAAGAGTGACCTTTCAGGGTATCGATTCGTGGCAAGCTCCGGTAAGTGGTTTCTGGTGATAGATTCTCGAATGAAACTGTATATTATAGATGTGTTTGGCGAGGAGGAGAGGATCGATCTTCCAGGACTAGAAACATTCAAGGGTAGCCATTTTAAGATTGAGCGAGTAGGAGAAGATAAAATCAGACATGTAGCATTCCGTACTTTATCTCGAACGGATCCTTCTACTGCCGAAGATGTGAGAGGTCGTTTGTGGGTCGAGGACAAGAAAGGAGGAGACTTCGTTGTCTTGTGGCTTTTCGAAAGGAGCAATTACATAGCGTTTTGCAAGAAAGGGGATGATCATTACCGCGAGATTTCAACACGGGACGGTGTTCTCGGGGAGTTACGAGGTGTAAACGATATGCTCCTTAAAGGTTACGATCTTTACATCTTTGCCACCCGTGGTTTCGTTCGACACTTGGATTTGTCTCCACGGCACGATGGTTTCATTGATGTGTCCGAGAAGCATAGTTTTCCAAGGTGGCTGCCACCTCTGAGTAGGGATGAAATGGAAAGAATCAACAAATATAAGATCATCTCATGTATCGAAAGCATTGCTGTTGTTACAAGCTCTGGTCAGGTTTTGATTGTCGTTACTTACGAGTTAACTTCAAAGGATAGGGTGTTCCACCTCTACAAGAGGGATCCTCAAGTTCTTTACCCGACTACCTATGACACCATGTTTGTTGAGGTACATTCTCTAGGTGATGAGGCCCTCTTTTTGGATTTGGGTATCACCGTGCCTGCTGATCATACCCTTGGTATTGAGCCTAACTCCATCTATTTCACCCGCGGTGATCGTATCCGTCACCGCCAAACTTCATCCCTCGACATCTGTGTGTTCAGTCTTACCACAAAGACCGTCAAACGCTACCCCTGTCTCGATGCCTCAAACATCAAGGATGCTCAGTGGTTTCTTCCCTCTTGA
- the LOC104757080 gene encoding ubiquitin-fold modifier-conjugating enzyme 1, producing the protein MEGWDPNTKSTLTRIPLLTTKAGPRDGAAWTQRLKEEYKSLIAYTQMNKSNDNDWFRISASNPEGTRWTGKCWYVHNLLKYEFDLQFDIPITYPATAPELELPEIDGKTQKMYRGGKICLTVHFKPLWAKNCPRFGIAHALCLGLAPWLAAEIPILVDSGMIKHKDDAATSAES; encoded by the exons ATGGAAGGATGGGATCCGAACACGAAGTCGACGCTAACGCGAATTCCGCTTCTGACGACAAAGGCGGGTCCAAGAGACGGCGCGGCATGGACACAGAGGCTCAAAGAGGAGTACAAGTCTTTGATTGCGTATACCCAAATGAACAAGTCCAACGACAATGACTGGTTCCGTATCTCTGCCTCCAATCCTGAAGGAACTCGTTGGACTGGCAAGTGTTGGTATGTTCACAACCTTCTCAAGTACGAATTCGATCTCCAGTTCGATATTCCTATCACCTACCCTGCCACTGCTCCTGAGCTTGAGCTGCCTGAAATTGACGGCAAGACCCAGAAG ATGTATCGAGGTGGGAAGATATGCTTGACTGTGCATTTCAAGCCGCTCTGGGCTAAGAACTG TCCTAGGTTTGGTATAGCGCATGCACTTTGTTTGGGACTTGCTCCATGGCTTGCTGCAGAGATTCCAATTCTTGTGGACTCCGGCATGATTAAGCACAAAGATGACGCAGCCACATCTGCGGAATCATAA